A genomic region of Runella rosea contains the following coding sequences:
- a CDS encoding Fur family transcriptional regulator, which produces MNTFAKDTLRLHELRHTGCREDILDILHNRDSALSHGDLENGLQDRYDRVTIYRTLKTFVDKGIIHKVLDEDGLRYALCKEVCHDHDHHHDHVHFKCELCGKTTCLDQVHIPSVKLPQGFATKEVNLLIQGVCPICSA; this is translated from the coding sequence ATGAATACATTCGCCAAAGATACATTACGTTTACACGAATTGCGCCATACGGGCTGCCGTGAAGATATTTTAGATATACTACACAACCGTGATTCGGCACTATCGCACGGAGATTTGGAAAACGGCTTGCAGGACCGCTACGACCGTGTAACGATTTATCGTACTCTAAAAACGTTTGTTGATAAAGGCATCATTCACAAGGTATTAGACGAGGACGGCCTCCGCTACGCGCTTTGCAAAGAAGTATGTCATGACCACGATCACCACCACGACCATGTCCATTTTAAATGTGAACTCTGCGGAAAAACAACCTGCTTGGACCAAGTGCATATTCCTTCCGTAAAACTTCCGCAGGGATTTGCCACCAAAGAAGTCAACCTGTTGATTCAGGGGGTTTGCCCCATTTGCAGTGCTTAG
- a CDS encoding Gfo/Idh/MocA family protein: MKTDRRTFVKQLGAVTASTAVPHFNIIKSLNDNKIRIATIGMGIQGFSDTNAALRTGMCELVAVADLYDGRLTHAKEVFGNHVVTTRDYREVLERKDVDAVLIVTPDHWHDRISIAALKKGKHVYCEKPMVQHIEEGAAVIAAAKAAGKVMQVGSQRISGAAFKEAKRLVEAGDIGMINFIESTNDRFNAIGAWQYSIPSDASLKTIDWETFLGDAPKRAFDPVRFFRWRNYRDYGTGVAGDLFIHLITGVHFVTGSLGPNRIFSSGQLSYWKDGRDVPDVMVATMEYPAMGKLDSFQMVLRVNFANAGSIKNVTRIVGNEGEITFGGNSLTLTKRKLATAPGYGNGESFGTFSNAQQQEYLAAYDAKYPTETRTPEPVKEVLFDAPKEDDAHKNHFANFFEGILNNTPVVEDPLFGFRAAAPVLACNKSYFEKKVVNWDPKNLKLT, from the coding sequence ATGAAAACTGATCGTCGCACCTTCGTCAAACAATTAGGTGCTGTTACTGCCTCAACCGCTGTTCCTCATTTTAATATCATCAAAAGCCTGAACGACAATAAAATCCGAATCGCTACTATCGGGATGGGAATTCAGGGATTTTCGGATACAAACGCTGCACTGCGCACTGGAATGTGTGAATTGGTAGCCGTGGCCGACTTGTATGATGGACGTCTAACCCACGCCAAAGAAGTATTTGGAAATCATGTCGTTACGACCCGCGATTATCGCGAAGTCCTCGAACGAAAAGACGTCGATGCGGTACTTATCGTTACACCCGACCATTGGCATGACCGAATTTCGATTGCGGCCCTCAAAAAGGGCAAGCACGTCTATTGTGAAAAACCAATGGTGCAACACATCGAAGAGGGAGCGGCGGTCATTGCCGCCGCCAAAGCAGCTGGTAAAGTGATGCAAGTAGGCAGTCAACGCATCAGCGGGGCGGCTTTTAAAGAGGCCAAACGACTTGTTGAAGCGGGCGATATCGGCATGATTAATTTTATTGAATCAACCAACGACCGTTTCAACGCCATTGGTGCTTGGCAATATTCGATTCCCTCCGATGCCTCACTCAAAACCATTGATTGGGAAACATTTTTGGGAGATGCCCCCAAACGGGCTTTTGACCCCGTACGATTTTTCCGCTGGCGCAACTACCGCGACTACGGTACGGGCGTAGCGGGCGATTTGTTTATCCACCTCATTACGGGTGTTCACTTCGTAACGGGCTCGTTGGGGCCTAATCGTATTTTTTCGTCAGGTCAACTCTCCTACTGGAAAGACGGCCGCGACGTGCCCGACGTCATGGTCGCAACCATGGAATATCCCGCTATGGGCAAATTAGATTCCTTTCAGATGGTGCTGAGGGTCAATTTTGCCAACGCGGGCTCTATCAAAAACGTGACCCGCATTGTTGGTAACGAGGGCGAAATTACCTTTGGCGGAAACTCTCTCACTTTAACCAAACGCAAACTCGCCACAGCTCCCGGATACGGTAACGGTGAAAGCTTTGGCACGTTTTCTAACGCGCAGCAACAGGAATACCTCGCCGCTTATGATGCCAAGTACCCCACCGAAACGCGAACGCCCGAACCCGTAAAAGAAGTGCTTTTTGACGCACCCAAAGAGGATGACGCGCACAAAAACCACTTTGCCAACTTCTTCGAAGGGATATTAAATAATACACCAGTGGTAGAAGACCCACTTTTTGGATTCCGGGCGGCCGCTCCTGTATTGGCCTGCAACAAAAGCTATTTTGAGAAAAAAGTGGTGAATTGGGATCCCAAAAACCTCAAATTGACGTAG
- a CDS encoding DEAD/DEAH box helicase, with translation MTFDSLNLIEPILRSIKTEGYTTPTPIQEQAIPIVLEGKDLLGCAQTGTGKTAAFAIPILQLLVQRQTHATRREKRTIKALILTPTRELAIQIGESFAAYGRHTGLKHTVIFGGVKQLRQTDSLQNGVDILIATPGRLIDLMAQRFVSLKHLEIFVLDEADRMLDMGFVHDVRRIIAVIPPQRQSLFFSATMPPEIVKLADTILVKPEKVEVTPVSSTVDIIQQSVFFVDKDNKNALLLHILEDKSIETALVFTRTKHGADKVVKVLLRHEIKAEAIHGNKSQNARQNALNNFKEKTTRVLVATDIAARGIDVDELAYVINFEIPEIPETYVHRIGRTGRAGAKGTAYSFCDNEERGSLKDIQKLIAKVIPVVEEHPFPLSQKPGNEAPKPHNVARGNRPSRPNSHSQNQSKPSGATTDRDKKPWFKRSR, from the coding sequence ATGACATTTGATTCATTAAATTTAATAGAGCCTATTCTGAGGTCAATAAAAACAGAAGGCTACACTACCCCCACACCCATACAAGAACAAGCCATTCCGATCGTACTTGAAGGAAAAGACCTGTTGGGATGCGCCCAAACAGGAACTGGTAAGACGGCGGCTTTTGCCATTCCCATTCTTCAGTTGTTGGTGCAGCGCCAAACGCACGCTACTCGCCGCGAAAAGCGTACCATCAAGGCACTTATTTTGACCCCAACCCGTGAGTTAGCCATCCAAATCGGTGAAAGTTTTGCCGCCTATGGCCGTCATACGGGATTAAAGCATACCGTGATTTTTGGTGGGGTAAAACAATTACGTCAAACGGATTCTTTGCAAAATGGCGTAGATATTTTAATCGCAACCCCAGGTCGATTGATTGACCTGATGGCGCAGCGTTTTGTAAGTTTAAAGCACCTTGAAATTTTCGTGTTGGATGAAGCCGACCGGATGCTTGATATGGGCTTTGTACACGATGTTCGGAGAATCATTGCCGTGATTCCTCCGCAACGCCAATCTTTGTTCTTTTCGGCAACGATGCCTCCCGAAATCGTAAAGCTGGCCGATACTATTTTGGTTAAACCCGAAAAAGTAGAAGTGACGCCCGTTTCTTCGACCGTTGATATCATTCAGCAATCCGTGTTTTTTGTTGATAAAGACAATAAAAATGCGTTGTTGCTCCACATTTTGGAGGATAAATCCATTGAAACGGCCTTGGTTTTTACCCGTACAAAGCACGGGGCTGATAAAGTGGTGAAGGTGCTATTACGTCATGAGATTAAGGCGGAAGCAATTCACGGCAATAAATCGCAGAATGCCCGTCAAAATGCGTTGAACAACTTCAAGGAAAAAACCACTCGGGTGTTGGTGGCGACCGATATTGCGGCTCGCGGAATAGATGTGGATGAATTGGCGTACGTGATTAATTTTGAGATTCCCGAGATTCCCGAAACTTACGTGCACCGGATTGGACGTACGGGGAGGGCAGGAGCCAAAGGAACCGCCTATTCGTTTTGTGATAATGAAGAAAGAGGTTCGTTGAAAGATATTCAAAAGCTGATTGCCAAGGTGATTCCAGTGGTGGAAGAACATCCTTTTCCATTAAGTCAGAAGCCCGGTAACGAAGCGCCCAAGCCACATAATGTTGCCCGAGGTAATCGTCCGAGTCGACCGAATTCGCATTCACAAAATCAGTCCAAACCTTCAGGCGCAACGACTGACCGGGATAAGAAGCCTTGGTTTAAGAGAAGCCGATAA
- a CDS encoding SMP-30/gluconolactonase/LRE family protein, translating to MKTYIFILGLLSFCLLSPAFSQDSAPVSLNQLWKSDTLLRTPESVQYDPQGKRLFVANINKVNVENPDGDGFISVLGTDGKIKTLQWATGLNDPKGMGILKNSLFVADLKDLVEIDLKTGKILNRHAAVNSVMLNDVSVSPKGEVFVSDSRGHKLYRYADGKMELFLDDPNLQGPNGVFAEKDQLIVASAGSGNLWKMDYATKKYTSWAVANKTADGILRYGDDYLISCWHGEVYYVKPDGKVWKLIDSKNPQVNTADFGYIPQTKTVLIPNFYKNTVTAYAIK from the coding sequence GTGAAAACTTACATTTTTATTCTTGGCCTTCTCAGTTTTTGCCTCCTCAGTCCCGCTTTCTCTCAAGACAGCGCCCCCGTCAGTTTGAATCAACTATGGAAATCTGATACGTTATTGCGAACGCCAGAATCTGTACAATATGACCCACAGGGAAAACGGCTTTTTGTCGCCAACATCAATAAAGTCAACGTTGAAAACCCTGATGGTGACGGCTTTATTTCGGTTTTAGGCACCGATGGCAAAATCAAAACCCTGCAATGGGCTACGGGACTCAACGACCCGAAAGGCATGGGGATTCTCAAAAATTCCTTGTTTGTTGCCGACTTGAAAGATTTGGTAGAAATTGACTTAAAAACGGGCAAAATCCTCAATCGGCACGCCGCCGTTAATTCAGTCATGCTCAACGACGTGAGCGTAAGCCCAAAAGGCGAAGTGTTTGTCAGTGATTCGCGCGGCCATAAACTCTACCGCTACGCCGACGGCAAAATGGAACTGTTTTTGGACGACCCCAATTTGCAGGGCCCCAACGGCGTTTTTGCCGAAAAAGACCAGCTCATTGTGGCTTCGGCGGGTTCAGGAAACCTCTGGAAGATGGATTATGCCACCAAAAAATACACCTCTTGGGCCGTGGCCAACAAAACCGCCGACGGCATCCTTCGCTACGGCGACGATTACCTGATTTCGTGCTGGCACGGCGAAGTGTATTATGTAAAACCTGATGGTAAAGTCTGGAAACTTATCGATAGCAAAAACCCTCAGGTCAACACCGCCGACTTCGGCTATATTCCACAGACAAAAACGGTGCTTATTCCCAATTTTTACAAGAATACGGTGACAGCATACGCCATAAAGTAA
- a CDS encoding DMT family transporter, with protein MLLFLISTTALAIGVRILVNPVSNVFQKYLTQRQAHPLFVVTSTYGILSIGCLFYLLPDIPKNLSILFWYNSVIFNTLGVAGNYFLVKSLHRGDLSVLGPINAYKALVSLLFGLFLLGEIPNAWGIVGMLLIIAGSYFVINQPSSTQGFSWAIFKQKDVQYRFLALFFSAIDALYLKKIIVATNANLAFVSWCIGGFLFSFVAFLYTQKNTSFRPHFRILKDYKWHFLALGLSSGLMQLSTNYAFEGIQVSYALALFQVSALVSVLFGVQFFEEKQLGRKLAGATIMVVGAVLIILFK; from the coding sequence ATGCTTTTATTTTTAATATCTACTACCGCCTTGGCGATTGGGGTTAGGATTTTGGTAAACCCAGTATCTAACGTTTTCCAAAAGTACCTAACCCAGCGCCAAGCCCATCCCCTTTTTGTCGTTACCAGTACCTACGGGATTTTGAGCATCGGTTGTCTATTTTACCTTTTGCCTGATATACCCAAAAACTTGTCTATTTTATTTTGGTATAACTCTGTCATTTTTAACACGTTAGGCGTAGCTGGCAATTATTTTCTGGTTAAATCACTCCACCGGGGCGACTTGTCGGTTCTGGGTCCTATCAATGCCTATAAAGCCTTAGTAAGCCTCCTATTTGGGCTATTCTTATTGGGTGAAATTCCCAATGCATGGGGTATTGTAGGAATGTTATTAATTATTGCTGGCAGTTATTTTGTCATCAACCAACCTTCTTCCACGCAAGGTTTCAGCTGGGCCATTTTCAAACAAAAGGATGTACAATACCGTTTTTTGGCCTTATTTTTCTCGGCCATCGACGCACTTTATCTCAAAAAAATCATCGTTGCCACCAACGCCAACCTTGCTTTTGTTTCTTGGTGCATCGGTGGTTTCTTGTTTTCTTTTGTTGCGTTCCTATATACCCAAAAAAACACGTCTTTTCGTCCTCACTTTCGTATTCTCAAAGATTATAAGTGGCATTTCTTGGCACTAGGGCTTTCATCGGGATTGATGCAACTTTCAACCAATTATGCTTTTGAGGGAATTCAGGTGAGTTACGCCTTGGCGCTGTTTCAAGTATCGGCCTTGGTGAGTGTGTTGTTTGGGGTACAGTTTTTTGAAGAAAAGCAATTAGGACGAAAACTCGCCGGGGCCACCATCATGGTGGTCGGGGCAGTTTTGATTATCTTGTTTAAGTAA
- a CDS encoding 3-keto-disaccharide hydrolase, with protein sequence MKLSKLRVYLLLTVPCCLLAFSTLAQKKEKLFNGKDLTGWKIYGTEKWFVEKGELVCESGPDKGYGYLATEKTYKNFELSVDFKQGANGNSGVFIRSNIPDGSTKISGWQVEVAPPNHDTGGIYESYGRGWIIQIPDEKEGFLKFGEWNTLKIRAEGARVQTWLNGHEMVDLTDEKLGAGNGSIALQIHDGGGIKVNWKNLVIKPL encoded by the coding sequence ATGAAGTTATCTAAACTACGCGTCTATCTATTGTTAACGGTTCCATGCTGTTTGCTCGCTTTTTCAACCTTGGCACAAAAGAAGGAAAAGCTTTTTAACGGCAAGGATTTGACAGGCTGGAAAATTTACGGAACCGAAAAATGGTTCGTTGAAAAGGGAGAACTAGTGTGCGAAAGTGGCCCCGACAAAGGCTACGGTTATTTGGCGACTGAAAAGACCTACAAAAACTTTGAGCTGAGTGTGGATTTCAAGCAGGGGGCCAACGGCAACAGCGGTGTATTTATCCGTTCGAATATCCCCGATGGTAGCACCAAAATTAGCGGATGGCAGGTAGAAGTGGCGCCGCCAAACCACGACACGGGCGGTATTTATGAATCCTACGGTCGGGGCTGGATTATTCAAATCCCTGACGAAAAAGAAGGATTTTTGAAATTCGGCGAGTGGAATACCCTTAAAATTCGCGCCGAAGGAGCGCGGGTACAAACCTGGCTCAACGGACACGAGATGGTCGATCTGACAGATGAGAAATTGGGGGCTGGAAATGGCTCAATCGCGCTCCAAATCCACGACGGCGGTGGAATAAAAGTAAACTGGAAAAACTTGGTAATTAAGCCGTTATAG
- a CDS encoding DUF4126 domain-containing protein: MEIFLSLCLGVGLAACSGFRVFVPLLLSSLAVHFDLANVTTGFEWMGTWTAIGILATATVLEIGGYYIPWVDNLLDTIATPAAFAAGTLLTTSFVEIDNPVLHWGLGLIMGGGTAGFIQAGTSMVRLASTKFSGGMANPVVATFENILSVLFTFFTFWFPIVAFVLVVLFIGWLLRKIIHRKSKVTT, encoded by the coding sequence ATGGAAATCTTCCTCAGCCTCTGTTTAGGCGTTGGTTTAGCTGCCTGTTCGGGATTTCGGGTGTTTGTGCCACTTCTGCTGAGTAGTTTGGCGGTTCACTTCGATTTGGCCAATGTCACCACGGGCTTTGAGTGGATGGGGACTTGGACCGCCATCGGGATTTTAGCCACCGCAACTGTACTTGAAATTGGGGGATATTACATTCCCTGGGTCGATAATCTACTAGATACCATTGCCACACCCGCCGCTTTTGCCGCAGGTACACTGTTGACCACTTCGTTTGTTGAGATTGACAACCCCGTTTTGCATTGGGGGCTCGGGCTCATCATGGGCGGTGGCACGGCTGGCTTTATTCAGGCTGGAACAAGCATGGTTCGGCTGGCTTCCACAAAGTTCAGCGGCGGAATGGCCAATCCCGTCGTGGCGACGTTTGAGAATATTCTATCCGTTTTGTTTACTTTTTTTACGTTCTGGTTTCCCATCGTTGCGTTTGTGTTAGTCGTTCTATTTATAGGATGGCTTTTACGGAAAATCATTCATCGAAAAAGTAAGGTAACAACATGA
- a CDS encoding sensor histidine kinase, which produces MRIFTVLFTLLLLTLKPSFSQQIILNPQQALTITKDFQLLPDSNKTLTIKDILKKEFSNSFSTATSTTTRGQNIDVYWLRFTVKNDTDLDQEWVFDFENWAYVDFYHREQARYYLKKTGHLYPQSKRDYPVANKNYIVLPLKSGQTTVCIVRLDYRLSISKIPKDLSFGVSPRKITDAQNALSGKTIFAFLGIFAIMFLYNLFIFIVTRLKSYAYYLLVLLSAFYFTSSNSGYLLSLFSSVDNFPVWASKFEYIGSALGNIAYFLFVQSLMSTKVRYPKQNKILNILVLLNAINCILFYIFFEAAFTLLLLVTIIGFVFILVLGIRCIKDKIPSAGYFLVGYLINMMGVICIILVLTGVLPKNEFTFEFSVPLGLLGEVMLFAFALANMINVLRKDNEEKQKKNIKQLLENQELQTKVNRELEQKVAERTDELNRSLNQLRITQDQLILKEKLASLGELTAGIAHEIQNPLNFVNNFSELSIDLAQELKEEIAKPTIDQGLVSDLIDDLTQNQQKIHHHGQRASGIVKGMLEHSRTGIGERQLTNLNGLANEYLQIAYQGMRAKDAAFEIELITDFDTNLPKTEIVPQELGRVLLNLYQNAFYATHEKKQQQHIDYQPTIWVSTQIVKNMIELRIKDNGTGIPKENITKIFQPFFTTKATGDGTGLGLSISYDIVTKGHSGELIVESEKGSYSEFIVRLPI; this is translated from the coding sequence ATGAGGATTTTTACTGTACTTTTTACCCTACTCCTTCTAACTTTAAAACCTTCCTTTTCACAACAGATTATTTTGAATCCACAACAAGCATTGACTATTACCAAAGATTTTCAACTTTTACCGGATTCAAACAAAACGTTAACAATTAAGGATATTTTAAAAAAAGAATTCAGCAACAGTTTCAGCACCGCGACTAGCACAACAACCAGAGGCCAAAACATTGATGTGTATTGGTTACGATTCACCGTCAAAAACGATACCGACCTCGACCAAGAATGGGTATTTGATTTCGAGAACTGGGCGTACGTCGATTTCTACCACCGAGAACAGGCCCGATACTATTTAAAAAAAACGGGACATCTTTACCCTCAATCGAAGCGGGATTATCCTGTGGCCAACAAAAACTATATCGTTTTGCCGCTGAAATCTGGCCAAACCACGGTTTGCATTGTTAGATTGGATTACCGTCTGAGTATCTCCAAAATCCCCAAAGATTTAAGCTTTGGGGTGTCTCCTCGGAAAATAACTGATGCACAGAACGCACTTTCTGGCAAAACTATCTTTGCTTTTTTAGGCATTTTTGCAATTATGTTTCTCTATAATTTATTCATTTTCATAGTCACACGCCTTAAAAGCTATGCTTATTATCTTTTAGTCTTACTATCAGCTTTTTATTTTACTTCCAGCAATTCTGGGTATCTACTATCACTCTTCAGCAGCGTAGACAACTTCCCTGTTTGGGCCTCAAAATTTGAATATATCGGCTCCGCTTTAGGAAATATTGCCTATTTTCTTTTTGTTCAGAGCCTGATGAGTACCAAAGTAAGGTACCCAAAACAGAATAAAATTTTGAATATTCTGGTGTTGTTAAACGCAATCAATTGTATTCTTTTTTATATCTTTTTTGAAGCCGCATTTACCCTTCTATTGTTAGTTACTATCATTGGTTTTGTATTCATACTTGTATTGGGTATTAGATGTATAAAGGATAAAATTCCATCTGCGGGTTATTTTTTAGTTGGATATTTAATCAACATGATGGGGGTGATATGCATCATACTAGTCCTAACGGGTGTATTACCCAAGAATGAATTTACTTTTGAATTCTCCGTACCGCTCGGCTTATTGGGAGAAGTTATGCTGTTTGCGTTTGCTTTGGCAAATATGATCAATGTATTGAGAAAGGATAACGAGGAAAAGCAAAAGAAAAACATAAAACAACTCCTTGAAAATCAAGAATTACAGACTAAAGTAAATAGAGAACTAGAGCAAAAAGTGGCAGAAAGAACTGATGAACTCAATCGGTCATTGAATCAGTTAAGAATTACCCAAGATCAATTAATTCTGAAAGAAAAGTTGGCTTCGCTCGGAGAACTTACCGCCGGAATTGCACACGAAATTCAAAACCCACTCAATTTTGTTAATAATTTTTCAGAGCTTTCCATTGATTTAGCGCAAGAACTGAAAGAAGAAATAGCGAAACCCACTATTGACCAGGGGCTTGTCAGCGACCTGATTGATGATTTGACGCAAAACCAGCAAAAAATACATCATCATGGTCAACGTGCAAGCGGTATTGTAAAGGGAATGTTGGAACATTCGCGTACAGGTATTGGCGAAAGGCAACTTACAAATCTCAATGGGTTGGCCAATGAATACCTGCAAATTGCCTATCAAGGAATGCGAGCAAAAGACGCGGCTTTTGAGATTGAATTGATTACAGATTTCGACACCAATCTTCCCAAAACTGAAATTGTCCCCCAAGAATTAGGGCGGGTTTTGCTCAATCTCTATCAAAACGCTTTTTATGCTACCCACGAAAAAAAACAACAGCAACATATCGATTACCAGCCGACAATCTGGGTGAGTACCCAAATTGTTAAAAATATGATTGAACTAAGGATAAAAGATAACGGAACCGGCATTCCTAAAGAGAATATCACGAAGATTTTTCAACCTTTTTTTACCACAAAAGCAACAGGAGATGGGACTGGTTTGGGGCTATCAATCAGTTATGATATCGTCACAAAAGGCCACAGCGGCGAATTAATCGTTGAGAGCGAGAAAGGAAGCTACTCAGAATTTATTGTCAGACTTCCAATTTAA
- a CDS encoding AGE family epimerase/isomerase, which yields MTSEKIASLRQEIATYLTGGLLPFWITRTVDKENGGFLTHFDQFGHDSGEDEKSLIAQSRSVFTYSSAHRAGYGDGVLAEMARHGVDYLINNMWDNEYGGFYWMTNRKGEVTIDQKIVYGLSFCIYSLSEYTLATGDPRGQEYAEKTFDLLQKYAVDTHYGGYFEMFNRDWTLKGPGAAGGDRKTLDVHMHLMEAYTTLYECTGKEIHRRKLLETIELLVNRVMHPEYGTGIPQFWADWSVAPQIKFDIVWGWDRFNPDGLKSAAEDNTSYGHNSEFAWLLMHALDILGLPYDTYRDQITKSYTHAVENGVDWEFGGVYVEGSHAGQVYDKEKEFWQQAEMLIGMLDAYRFLKDEKYLQAYENIHRFVFDKMINHSLGEWWPLMTREGEPIWKHMSHSWKINYHDVRSMVQSVVRLDKIAKGV from the coding sequence ATGACTTCTGAAAAAATTGCGTCTCTCCGTCAGGAAATTGCAACGTATCTTACCGGCGGCTTGCTTCCCTTTTGGATTACCCGCACCGTTGACAAAGAAAACGGTGGCTTTCTCACTCACTTTGACCAGTTTGGGCACGATTCGGGCGAAGATGAGAAATCGTTGATTGCGCAATCGCGCTCCGTTTTTACCTACTCTTCAGCCCACCGTGCGGGGTATGGGGATGGGGTTTTGGCCGAAATGGCGCGCCACGGGGTGGATTATTTAATCAACAACATGTGGGACAACGAGTACGGTGGGTTTTATTGGATGACCAATCGCAAAGGCGAAGTGACCATTGACCAGAAAATTGTCTATGGACTCAGTTTTTGCATTTACTCATTGAGTGAATACACCTTGGCTACGGGTGACCCACGCGGACAAGAATACGCCGAAAAAACCTTTGATTTGCTCCAAAAATACGCCGTTGATACCCACTACGGTGGTTATTTTGAGATGTTTAACCGCGATTGGACGCTCAAAGGGCCAGGTGCCGCGGGCGGTGACCGCAAAACACTTGACGTACACATGCACTTGATGGAAGCCTACACGACGTTGTATGAATGTACGGGGAAAGAAATTCATCGTCGTAAACTACTGGAAACCATTGAGTTGCTGGTAAATCGTGTGATGCATCCTGAATATGGAACGGGTATTCCGCAGTTTTGGGCAGATTGGAGCGTGGCTCCGCAAATCAAGTTTGACATTGTTTGGGGGTGGGACCGATTCAACCCCGATGGCCTCAAATCAGCCGCCGAAGACAATACCAGTTATGGGCACAATTCAGAATTTGCGTGGCTTCTGATGCACGCCTTAGATATTTTAGGATTGCCGTATGATACCTACCGCGACCAAATCACGAAATCGTACACCCACGCTGTGGAAAACGGCGTCGATTGGGAATTTGGCGGGGTATACGTGGAAGGCTCGCACGCTGGACAGGTATATGATAAAGAAAAGGAGTTTTGGCAACAGGCGGAAATGCTCATCGGGATGTTGGATGCCTATCGTTTCCTCAAAGATGAAAAGTACCTGCAAGCCTACGAAAACATCCACCGTTTTGTTTTTGATAAAATGATAAATCATTCCTTGGGCGAATGGTGGCCGCTGATGACCCGCGAAGGCGAACCCATCTGGAAGCACATGAGCCACTCTTGGAAAATCAACTACCACGATGTACGCTCAATGGTACAGTCGGTGGTGCGATTGGATAAGATTGCGAAGGGAGTGTAG
- the mog gene encoding molybdopterin adenylyltransferase — MIKIGIINVSDRASAGVYEDIPGKAIVSTLNEYLTSQWEPVYRVIPDEQHLISQALVEMADREGCCLVVTCGGTGPAPRDVTPEATEAVCHKMMPGFGELMRQVSLQYVPTAILSRQTAGIRGKALIVNLPGKPSAIRQCLDAVFPAIPYCIDLIGGPYLEVNETVIKVFRPKS; from the coding sequence ATGATAAAAATCGGCATTATCAATGTTTCTGACCGTGCCAGCGCGGGAGTGTACGAGGACATTCCGGGAAAAGCCATTGTCTCTACCCTTAACGAATATCTGACCAGCCAATGGGAGCCCGTGTATCGCGTTATTCCTGATGAGCAACATCTTATCAGTCAGGCGCTTGTAGAAATGGCTGACCGCGAAGGTTGCTGTTTAGTGGTAACTTGCGGCGGCACCGGCCCCGCCCCGCGTGATGTCACACCCGAAGCGACCGAAGCCGTTTGCCATAAAATGATGCCCGGCTTTGGTGAGCTGATGCGGCAAGTGAGTTTGCAGTACGTTCCTACCGCCATCCTGTCGCGCCAAACGGCGGGTATTCGTGGTAAAGCACTGATTGTGAACCTTCCCGGCAAACCATCGGCTATTCGGCAGTGCTTAGACGCCGTTTTTCCAGCCATTCCGTATTGCATTGATTTGATTGGAGGACCTTATTTGGAAGTCAATGAAACGGTCATAAAGGTATTCAGGCCGAAATCGTAA
- a CDS encoding C39 family peptidase, which produces MQSQQQFAWCWAAVGTSCAHFYDPESQWTQCKVASASIEPSPGNCCDAPESLDCDKPWYLITPNNQGSFVTTHIPSSFVIGALPVDKLMAEIDQGRLVAYKFEITLEHALDFNIDGQEIKIPKFGHFVVIAGYESSMASPNDQNVTVYVYDPFSLEKGYSTMTYEVFQTNYKCHGGAVADANSTNGIDSVTGCRVTHSFFTSPLQNA; this is translated from the coding sequence ATGCAATCCCAGCAGCAATTTGCTTGGTGCTGGGCTGCCGTCGGAACAAGTTGTGCCCATTTTTATGACCCCGAGAGTCAGTGGACACAGTGTAAAGTAGCGAGCGCTTCTATCGAACCCTCGCCAGGAAACTGCTGTGATGCGCCAGAGAGTCTTGATTGTGATAAACCTTGGTACTTGATTACGCCAAACAACCAAGGCTCTTTTGTAACTACTCATATACCAAGTAGTTTTGTGATTGGGGCTCTGCCTGTTGATAAATTAATGGCGGAGATTGATCAGGGTAGATTGGTAGCCTATAAATTTGAAATAACCCTTGAGCACGCGCTAGACTTTAACATTGATGGTCAAGAAATCAAAATTCCAAAATTTGGACATTTTGTAGTTATTGCGGGCTACGAATCTTCTATGGCTTCCCCCAATGACCAGAACGTTACGGTGTATGTATACGACCCTTTCAGTCTCGAAAAAGGATACTCGACTATGACCTATGAAGTTTTTCAAACTAATTACAAATGTCACGGTGGAGCGGTTGCGGATGCTAATAGCACAAATGGTATCGACAGCGTAACGGGTTGCAGAGTGACCCACAGCTTCTTTACTTCTCCCCTTCAAAATGCGTGA